The Bacillota bacterium genome includes a window with the following:
- a CDS encoding carbohydrate kinase codes for MPIKHKFDFDLSKIYDVVIIGEILVDIITDDDFNKSYQLYGGSSANIALNLRQLGIHSKLYGSVGNDTFGSFLLDNLNNHQINYNVNIVQKPTSFVKVNKNALSPTPSFHRSADYFIPFTSELEQDLAQTKILHFSFWPLSNEPSRSTLLKSIQIAKEHHALIGFDPNYHSMLDDSIQSNLTLLKDICQYVDIIKPSFDDSKRIFGDCFSIDQLLTKYQKLGCKLIIMTLGEKGLIAKYKDSIISFPTYATEILDSTGAGDAFWSGLYGGLCQGESIENAISYGLQCSALNLKVIGANANLPEINQIKSMVESR; via the coding sequence ATGCCAATTAAACATAAATTTGATTTCGATTTAAGTAAAATATACGATGTAGTTATCATAGGTGAAATTCTTGTTGACATCATTACTGATGACGATTTTAATAAAAGCTACCAATTATACGGTGGAAGTTCTGCCAATATCGCTTTAAATTTAAGACAATTAGGAATTCATTCTAAATTATATGGAAGCGTAGGAAACGATACTTTTGGATCTTTTTTGCTAGACAACTTAAACAATCATCAAATTAACTATAATGTTAACATAGTTCAAAAACCTACTTCTTTTGTAAAAGTTAATAAAAATGCATTATCTCCAACTCCTTCTTTTCATCGAAGTGCAGATTATTTCATTCCTTTTACAAGTGAATTAGAACAAGACTTAGCTCAAACAAAAATACTTCATTTTTCTTTTTGGCCTTTATCAAATGAGCCTAGCAGATCTACCTTGTTAAAATCCATTCAAATCGCAAAAGAACATCATGCCTTAATTGGTTTTGACCCTAATTATCATTCCATGCTTGATGATTCTATCCAATCTAATTTGACTTTATTAAAAGATATTTGCCAATACGTAGATATTATCAAACCAAGCTTTGATGATTCCAAACGAATTTTTGGAGATTGTTTTTCCATAGATCAACTTTTAACAAAATACCAAAAGTTAGGATGCAAACTTATTATCATGACTCTAGGTGAAAAAGGGTTGATTGCTAAATATAAAGATTCTATTATTTCATTTCCTACTTATGCTACTGAAATACTTGATTCTACAGGCGCAGGAGATGCATTTTGGAGTGGATTATATGGAGGCCTTTGTCAAGGAGAATCGATAGAAAATGCAATATCATATGGTCTTCAATGCAGCGCTTTAAACTTAAAAGTAATTGGCGCAAATGCTAATTTACCTGAAATTAATCAAATTAAATCTATGGTCGAAAGCAGGTAA